A genomic segment from Candidatus Krumholzibacteriota bacterium encodes:
- a CDS encoding DUF418 domain-containing protein, which yields MNDLNDNTTVNVPVAPRERIAEIDTLRGFAMLGILIMNIQSFSMMSAAYLNPTAYGDLEGINRWVWILSHIFANMKFMTIFSMLFGAGIVLMTGRMEERGKSSAGIHYRRIFWLIVIGLIHAHLLWHGDILVPYALCGLLAWLFRRLSPGRLLWIGLAVVAVSSLLFIFFGITMPYWPKESVRGTMASWMPTAEQIAEDLANHRAGWLGQMAHRSSDSLKMETVYFVMGSAWRIGGLMLMGMAFFKWGILTGKRSARFYLSMAMTGLATGLTIVIFGLQKNFAAGWAMEYSFFLGSQFNYWGSILVSGGYIGIVMLACRSALLRGITSRLAAVGRMALTNYLSQTLICTTIFYGHGFGLYGSVERKWQIMIVFAIWILQFYLSPLWLKYFRFGPIEWVWRSLTYWKVQPMRQV from the coding sequence ATGAATGATCTTAATGATAATACGACCGTCAACGTGCCGGTCGCGCCCCGCGAGCGGATCGCCGAGATCGACACTCTTCGCGGATTCGCGATGCTCGGCATCCTGATCATGAATATCCAGTCGTTTTCCATGATGAGCGCGGCATACCTGAACCCGACCGCGTATGGCGATCTCGAGGGGATCAACAGGTGGGTCTGGATCCTGAGCCACATATTCGCCAACATGAAGTTCATGACGATCTTCTCGATGCTTTTCGGCGCCGGGATCGTGCTTATGACCGGCAGAATGGAGGAACGCGGAAAGAGCTCGGCCGGCATTCACTACAGGCGGATCTTCTGGCTTATCGTTATCGGGCTTATTCACGCGCATCTTCTCTGGCACGGAGATATTCTCGTGCCGTACGCCCTCTGCGGCCTTCTGGCCTGGCTGTTCAGAAGGCTTTCTCCGGGCAGGCTTCTTTGGATCGGTTTGGCAGTTGTGGCCGTCTCATCCCTGCTCTTTATTTTTTTCGGGATCACGATGCCGTACTGGCCGAAAGAATCGGTCCGGGGAACGATGGCAAGCTGGATGCCGACCGCGGAGCAGATCGCCGAAGACCTCGCCAATCACAGGGCTGGATGGCTCGGTCAGATGGCTCACCGGAGCAGCGACTCCCTCAAGATGGAGACGGTATATTTCGTAATGGGTTCAGCCTGGAGAATAGGCGGTCTCATGCTTATGGGAATGGCTTTTTTCAAATGGGGGATCCTCACGGGGAAAAGATCGGCGAGGTTCTATCTGTCGATGGCGATGACCGGCCTCGCGACAGGTCTTACTATTGTAATCTTCGGACTGCAGAAGAATTTCGCCGCCGGCTGGGCCATGGAATATTCGTTCTTCCTCGGCTCCCAGTTCAATTACTGGGGAAGTATTCTCGTTTCCGGCGGATATATCGGCATTGTCATGCTGGCCTGCAGATCTGCTCTGTTAAGGGGGATCACCTCGAGACTCGCCGCGGTAGGAAGGATGGCCCTGACAAACTATCTCTCCCAGACGCTGATCTGTACGACGATCTTCTACGGCCACGGATTCGGGCTCTACGGCAGCGTAGAGAGGAAATGGCAGATCATGATCGTATTCGCAATATGGATCCTCCAGTTCTATCTTTCTCCTCTCTGGCTCAAGTATTTCAGATTCGGACCGATAGAGTGGGTCTGGCGCTCGCTTACGTACTGGAAAGTACAGCCGATGCGGCAGGTATAA